One Lysobacter enzymogenes DNA segment encodes these proteins:
- a CDS encoding M20/M25/M40 family metallo-hydrolase: protein MSRFAPQLLLSLAASVAAPAIASGPAAAGDDPLKPVYVVAAERTHRAALADAGTRLRTLAGRDGEALAISRVPAGRLPELVRHVHEKEKRCGGFFAFDSREQAEAFVRDDLSALAVSAQAVEYTVDNQATVTPWLGQVREADIRATIRSLSGNWTTRHAATASGRAASDWIRDSWKRLAANRADVSVEQVACSNCGQQPSVVLTVRGNELSDEVAVLGAHMDSIASGGSSASAPGADDDASGVATLTEVLRVALGSGWKPRRTVKFMAYAAEEIGLRGSNAIAVDHRNRGVNVVGVLQLDMTNYRTAGAADLRLISDNSNAGLQGLVRQLYSRYLGGGTLAEYRCGYGCSDHASWTSAGYPAAMLFEGGTATGGYSPHIHTRNDTLANMGNSAANSVPFAKLGLAFLGELGKTSGM from the coding sequence GTGTCCCGCTTCGCTCCGCAATTGCTGCTGTCCCTGGCCGCGTCCGTCGCGGCTCCCGCCATCGCCTCCGGTCCGGCCGCCGCCGGCGACGATCCGCTCAAGCCGGTGTACGTGGTCGCCGCCGAGCGCACCCATCGCGCCGCGCTCGCCGACGCCGGGACCCGCCTGCGCACGCTCGCGGGCCGCGACGGCGAAGCGCTGGCGATTTCCCGCGTGCCGGCCGGGCGCCTGCCCGAACTGGTGCGGCACGTGCACGAAAAGGAAAAGCGCTGCGGCGGGTTCTTCGCCTTCGACAGTCGCGAGCAGGCCGAGGCGTTCGTCCGCGACGATCTCAGCGCATTGGCGGTGTCGGCGCAGGCGGTCGAGTACACGGTCGACAATCAGGCCACGGTGACGCCATGGCTGGGGCAGGTCAGGGAGGCCGACATCCGCGCCACGATCCGCAGCCTGTCGGGCAACTGGACTACGCGCCACGCCGCCACCGCCAGCGGCCGCGCCGCATCGGACTGGATCCGCGACAGCTGGAAGCGCCTCGCCGCCAACCGCGCGGACGTCAGCGTCGAACAGGTGGCCTGTAGCAACTGCGGCCAGCAGCCGTCGGTGGTGCTGACCGTGCGCGGCAACGAACTGTCCGACGAAGTGGCGGTGCTGGGCGCGCACATGGATTCGATCGCCAGCGGCGGCAGCAGCGCGAGCGCGCCGGGCGCGGACGACGACGCCTCGGGCGTGGCCACGCTGACCGAGGTGCTGCGGGTCGCCCTGGGCAGCGGCTGGAAGCCGCGCCGCACGGTCAAGTTCATGGCCTATGCGGCCGAGGAGATCGGCCTGCGCGGCTCCAACGCCATCGCCGTCGATCACCGCAACCGCGGCGTCAACGTGGTCGGCGTGCTGCAGCTGGACATGACCAACTACCGCACCGCGGGCGCGGCCGACTTGCGCCTGATCAGCGACAATTCCAACGCCGGGCTGCAGGGGCTGGTGCGCCAGTTGTACTCGCGCTACCTCGGCGGCGGCACCTTGGCCGAGTACCGTTGCGGCTACGGCTGCTCCGACCACGCGTCGTGGACCTCGGCCGGCTATCCGGCGGCGATGCTGTTCGAGGGAGGCACCGCGACCGGCGGCTACTCGCCGCACATCCACACCCGCAACGACACCCTGGCCAACATGGGCAACTCGGCGGCCAACAGCGTGCCGTTCGCCAAGCTCGGGCTGGCGTTCCTGGGCGAGCTGGGCAAGACCTCGGGGATGTGA
- a CDS encoding asparaginase domain-containing protein translates to MDKLCIVTTGGTIDKIYFDDKSDYQIGEPQIGHILEELGVGFRYNVIPIIRKDSLHISAQDRELIRATIAAQDARHVLVTHGTDSMVETAKVLATIADKTIVLTGALNPARFRGSDAEFNIGTAVGAVQSLPPGVYIAMNGRIWDPAKVRKNVEANRFEAL, encoded by the coding sequence ATGGACAAGCTCTGCATCGTCACCACCGGCGGCACGATCGACAAGATCTACTTCGACGACAAGTCGGACTACCAGATCGGCGAACCGCAGATCGGCCACATCCTCGAAGAGCTCGGCGTGGGCTTCCGCTACAACGTCATTCCGATCATCCGCAAGGACTCGCTGCACATCAGCGCGCAGGACCGCGAACTGATCCGCGCCACCATCGCCGCCCAGGACGCGCGCCACGTGCTGGTCACCCACGGCACCGACAGCATGGTCGAGACCGCCAAGGTGCTGGCGACCATCGCCGACAAGACCATCGTCCTGACCGGCGCGCTGAATCCGGCGCGGTTCCGCGGCTCGGACGCCGAGTTCAACATCGGCACCGCGGTCGGAGCGGTGCAGTCGCTGCCGCCGGGCGTGTACATCGCGATGAACGGGCGGATCTGGGATCCGGCCAAGGTGCGCAAGAACGTCGAGGCCAATCGCTTCGAAGCCCTCTGA